In Geotalea uraniireducens, the genomic window GTATTGTCAAGCTATCAACTTACTGTTTAAACTTGGAATTGGACCACAAAATATAGTTACGCTTTTGAACGTTCCTAACTACTACGGAAACGAGAATATAGCTTTGCTTGCCAAAAATGTTTGTTACGACATCTATCCGACTGGAGAGGTTGTATGTAATGTTGATGGGCATAAATTTGTTATAGAGACCAACAATGATCTTTATATTGTAAAAGAAATATTCGGACAAAAAGTGTACGACTTCTATTTGCCCGATGAGCATGTTACCATTGTCGACATCGGAATGAATATCGGGGTTGCTTCAATATTTTTCAGAAATATGCCAAACGTAGTTAACGTCTATGGGTTCGAACCATTCAAGAAGACCTATGAATGCGCACTAAAGAACTTCGCATTGAATAACATCCATGACAGATTGCACCCTCGTCAGGTAGGTTTAGGTGACTCTGACAAGACCATTGAAGTACAGTATAACGAAAGTTTAAAAGGCCTTATGAGTACATCGCGCAGTAACGCGGAGTATCTGGGCGCCGCAGCTGAAACTGTTGTAGTTGAGACTGTAGATGCTACAGTTGTATTAACGTCTGTAATAGAAGAAAATCCAGGAAATGCGATTGTAGCCAAGATTGATTGTGAAGGGGCTGAATACGAAATACTTTCACGACTCGATGCCACCAACATGATCAATAAAATTAAACTTTTCATAATGGAATGGCATAATTACGAGGGTAAGAACATTTTGTTATTAGAAGACATATTTAAGCGGAATGGCTTTATTTATTATATTATCGGTGCAAGGTGTAATGAAGTTGGGATGATGATTGCTGTAAACACCGGCATCTAGTTATTTAAAGAGCGGATGCTGGTTTGGTTGAAATCCCACCCATTGGCGAGCCACATCCACTTCTTTTCTGCCCCACTAGTTCAACGAACCTACTTCGCCGACAGGCTTGATTTGACATAACAAGTTAAAACAGCTTAGCATTAAAGAGGAGATTTTTTGATGCCGATCGAACTTCTAGCTCCGACGAATTATCAAGATACCATTGTTATGTTCAAAGGAGAATCTCAATACAATTTACTGCCTGAATTCCTGACAGAGTTATCATCGGCATTCACCGACCTTGGTTACAAGGTGGCGACAATAGACATGTTCGATACAGATTGGCCTAACAGGCTGTTTAAAATTATCAAAACAAAGCGCATCAAATTTTTTATGTCAATGAACGGCAATGGCAACGACATAATGTTAAATGGCAAGCGCTTGGATGGACATACCGATGCTCCCATGTTTAACTTTTTTGTCGATCACCCATGCGGCCTTATAGATAGAATCGATTGTAGTTTAAATAACTTGATTGTTTCTTGCGTTGACAAAACACACGTCCATTTTTTAGAAATTTATGCGCAGACAAGAAAGCCCATCCAAAAATATTTTGTCGCCCATGGCGGGGGTGCAAGTCGCAATAAGGCAAAAGAGAGGACTATTGGAGAGCGAAGTATTGATGTACTGTTTTCCGGCTCATACACGGATCCGGAAAGCATACGAAAATCCTGGTTATCGAGCAGCATAGGCTCTTTGTTAGACATTATTGCCGAAGCTGCTTTGTACGAATCAGAGAAGTCCCTCGTGCAGGTATTCATCGAGGCATTTGAATCCAGGGGCCTTAATCCTGCGATATTGAAGGATCGGGGAAGTTGGTGTTTACTCCGGGCGGTTGGCAGCTATGTCAGGCAAGCGCGAAGAAAATTAATTGTCGAGTCATTACGCGATTGCAATATGCACATTTATGGCAACGGCTGGGAGGAGTTACCGGCACTGGCCAACAGCAATATACGTGTCTGCGGACAAATAAATTACTCTGAAATTTATGACAAAATGGCAGATACAAAGATTGTATTGAACATACTACCGTATTTTACCGATGGCAGCCACGAGAGAATTTTCAATTCTATGCTTGCCGGTGCCGTATGTTTGTCTGATGAAAATATATATTTGAAGGACAACTTCTGTTGCGGTAAAAATATTGTCCTGTACAACCTGAAAAATAATAATGCCGCAGAAAAAATAGAACGGCTTCTGGGTAACACGAATATGATGGATGAAATAGCTAGAAACGGTAAAGAGTTAGCACTTACAGACCATACTTGGCGTAATAGAGCGGAGGAAATACTACAAATTGTGGTTGGCAGGCAATAATAATAATCAGGCAATCCCGGGGCTATTCAGCGAGAATGCAATTAAGAGGAGAATGGGGAGAAGAAGATATACGCTTCAACTCATGCGATGTCATCAAAATGACGACGTGGGATACGGCCACTCCGTTCGTAGCAGCCATAAGCGACCTTCCCGCGGCTCAGGGCCGCGAGTTGGCCTCTAAGGGAATCCATGCGCGTCCCGGCAAGAGCAATTACCAGGGCGTCAAGTTCGAGTATTCTTTTTGTTGCAGCCTCCTGCAGCCTCCGGTACCCGGCCACGGCCTCCCGGGACTCCGCATCAAGCTCAACCTGAGCGTGATCTACATCTGACAGATAGTCGTCAACATCCTGAATCGTCTGAATGCATTCCTGACGTCTGGCGATTCTTGCTTCACAAACGCCATTTCCGCAGGCGTCGAAATCGGCCAGAAGGGCCTCGGCCTCGGCCTGCAGGCATCGATACTGCTCTTG contains:
- a CDS encoding glycosyltransferase, translating into MPIELLAPTNYQDTIVMFKGESQYNLLPEFLTELSSAFTDLGYKVATIDMFDTDWPNRLFKIIKTKRIKFFMSMNGNGNDIMLNGKRLDGHTDAPMFNFFVDHPCGLIDRIDCSLNNLIVSCVDKTHVHFLEIYAQTRKPIQKYFVAHGGGASRNKAKERTIGERSIDVLFSGSYTDPESIRKSWLSSSIGSLLDIIAEAALYESEKSLVQVFIEAFESRGLNPAILKDRGSWCLLRAVGSYVRQARRKLIVESLRDCNMHIYGNGWEELPALANSNIRVCGQINYSEIYDKMADTKIVLNILPYFTDGSHERIFNSMLAGAVCLSDENIYLKDNFCCGKNIVLYNLKNNNAAEKIERLLGNTNMMDEIARNGKELALTDHTWRNRAEEILQIVVGRQ
- a CDS encoding FkbM family methyltransferase, which encodes MSTTQFCIFERDYYALKKQHLDAHYEIAYLVSLHKELVGLNIEGKPIISIEDFVANTSEKTVILAIPISALYCQAINLLFKLGIGPQNIVTLLNVPNYYGNENIALLAKNVCYDIYPTGEVVCNVDGHKFVIETNNDLYIVKEIFGQKVYDFYLPDEHVTIVDIGMNIGVASIFFRNMPNVVNVYGFEPFKKTYECALKNFALNNIHDRLHPRQVGLGDSDKTIEVQYNESLKGLMSTSRSNAEYLGAAAETVVVETVDATVVLTSVIEENPGNAIVAKIDCEGAEYEILSRLDATNMINKIKLFIMEWHNYEGKNILLLEDIFKRNGFIYYIIGARCNEVGMMIAVNTGI